The following proteins come from a genomic window of Terribacillus aidingensis:
- a CDS encoding metal-dependent hydrolase has protein sequence MDTGTHIVMGIALGGLATLDPAVHQDPVLFNAVLAGTILGSQAPDFDTVLKLRNNASYLRNHRGITHSIPAVILWGLAISLLLYVLVPEINFLHLWLWTFGAVVLHVFVDVFNAYGTQAYRPFTRRWVAYGFINTFDPFIFTMHVIGIALWLIGLEPGLTFFVIYTILILYYVKRYLDKRRIIKQVKEKIPDAQIIATSPTMKQAFWRVAVTAPDRFYVGKVENWQLRMIDEFERKPLPDNELMEVAREDKNIAAFLSFSPVFTWEVNMYDDFTELRLIDLRYHNSAQHYPFKAVVQIDDNHQVMSSYTGWIFSEQKLQRKLVTDDNPSAL, from the coding sequence ATGGACACTGGTACCCATATCGTCATGGGGATAGCCCTCGGCGGGCTTGCCACACTCGATCCTGCTGTTCACCAAGATCCTGTATTGTTCAATGCAGTACTTGCAGGCACGATCCTTGGTTCACAGGCACCCGACTTTGATACAGTACTGAAATTACGTAACAATGCTTCTTATTTACGAAACCACCGGGGAATCACGCATTCAATCCCCGCTGTCATATTATGGGGATTAGCTATTTCCCTGCTGCTGTACGTGTTAGTACCAGAAATCAACTTCCTGCATCTATGGCTTTGGACATTTGGAGCAGTTGTACTCCATGTATTTGTCGATGTTTTCAACGCATACGGCACACAGGCGTACCGGCCGTTCACCCGCCGATGGGTTGCTTACGGCTTCATTAACACATTTGATCCTTTCATCTTCACGATGCATGTGATCGGTATTGCACTTTGGCTGATTGGTCTTGAGCCAGGTCTGACCTTCTTTGTTATTTACACGATCCTTATCCTGTACTATGTGAAACGTTATTTGGATAAACGTCGGATCATCAAACAAGTGAAAGAAAAAATACCTGATGCTCAAATCATCGCTACTTCACCAACAATGAAACAAGCATTTTGGCGCGTTGCCGTCACAGCTCCCGATCGTTTTTATGTCGGGAAGGTGGAAAATTGGCAGCTCCGCATGATCGACGAATTTGAACGGAAGCCATTACCAGATAACGAGCTCATGGAGGTTGCTAGAGAGGATAAGAATATAGCGGCATTCCTCAGCTTCTCACCAGTCTTCACATGGGAAGTAAACATGTATGATGATTTCACGGAATTGCGTCTGATTGATTTGCGCTATCATAATAGCGCACAGCATTATCCATTCAAGGCTGTCGTTCAGATTGATGATAATCATCAGGTGATGAGTTCCTATACCGGGTGGATTTTTTCCGAACAGAAACTGCAGCGAAAACTGGTCACAGATGACAATCCGTCTGCATTATAA
- a CDS encoding YpzG family protein, protein MSKFDRFSKTGTINSVIQSPRTTAKHANNQVNGETQQTQTDIIIRTQAVKKNRR, encoded by the coding sequence ATGTCCAAGTTTGATCGTTTTTCTAAGACAGGCACCATCAATTCCGTTATTCAATCCCCCCGCACTACAGCGAAGCATGCGAATAACCAGGTGAATGGAGAAACACAGCAAACACAGACTGATATCATCATCCGTACTCAAGCAGTAAAGAAAAACCGCAGATAA
- a CDS encoding TIGR01777 family oxidoreductase — MNIVISGGTGFVGKQLAETLIEKGHHVYILTRSPEKKLDTKQVTYIGWLKKGFNPLSQLPEIDAVVNLAGTSLFGKWTKEKKENIRSSRLEATETLVDMIEKMPKKPKVFVSGSAVGYYGTSEQDAFTEETTKRGQDFLADVTYEWEETAKQAKGMGVRTVLARFGIVLGDKGALPLMQLPFRYFAGGKIGSGEQWLSWIHVQDAAGLIAYAIEQESIKGPLNVTAPSPRRNKDFSKTLAKTLHRPYWTAAPAPVIQKALGEMSTLVLEGQCVYPKKALDNGYQFRFPALSEALEQAL, encoded by the coding sequence ATGAATATCGTCATTAGCGGCGGAACAGGCTTCGTCGGAAAGCAGCTGGCAGAAACATTGATTGAGAAGGGGCACCATGTCTATATTCTAACTCGATCACCAGAAAAGAAATTAGATACCAAGCAAGTCACGTATATCGGCTGGCTGAAAAAAGGTTTCAATCCCCTTTCCCAGCTGCCGGAGATTGACGCAGTCGTCAATTTGGCCGGAACTAGTCTATTCGGCAAGTGGACCAAGGAGAAAAAGGAAAATATCAGGAGCAGTAGGTTGGAAGCTACCGAAACACTTGTTGATATGATTGAAAAAATGCCGAAGAAGCCGAAAGTCTTCGTCAGCGGTTCTGCTGTTGGGTATTATGGTACGAGCGAACAGGACGCCTTCACTGAAGAAACAACGAAGCGCGGGCAGGATTTTCTGGCAGATGTGACGTATGAGTGGGAAGAAACAGCCAAGCAAGCAAAAGGAATGGGAGTCCGAACTGTACTTGCACGCTTTGGCATCGTTTTGGGTGATAAAGGAGCTCTTCCGCTCATGCAGCTGCCTTTCCGTTATTTCGCAGGCGGGAAAATAGGGAGCGGCGAGCAATGGCTTTCCTGGATCCATGTTCAAGATGCAGCGGGGCTGATTGCTTATGCAATCGAACAAGAATCAATCAAAGGACCGCTTAACGTCACTGCTCCCTCCCCGAGACGGAATAAGGATTTCAGCAAGACACTTGCCAAAACGCTGCATCGACCTTATTGGACTGCAGCACCTGCCCCGGTAATCCAGAAGGCTTTAGGTGAAATGAGTACTTTGGTGCTTGAAGGACAATGCGTATATCCAAAGAAAGCGCTCGACAACGGGTATCAATTCCGCTTCCCTGCTTTATCCGAAGCGCTTGAACAGGCTTTATAA
- the mutY gene encoding A/G-specific adenine glycosylase yields MQLDDLHVKFQHFSIDLFQDDLINWFQQEKRTLPWRENQDPYRIWVSEIMLQQTKVDTVIPYFHRFMERFPTIQALAEADEQDVLKAWEGLGYYSRARNLQNAVREVAEAYDGKVPNTVEELGKLKGVGPYTKGAILSIAYGIPQPAVDGNVMRVLSRILLITEDIAKPKARKIFEAAVEEMISHENPSAFNQGLMELGALICTPKKPACLLCPVQSHCTAFKQGLQEELPIKSKGKKQKTMPYLSVIVENEQGEILIEKRPETGLLANLWQFPMADATEVSLEQLVYWFKLEYGIDIILEETLQPVRHIFSHIIWEMIVLRAKTKDKATEVGRFVAMSDIDDYPFPVPHQKILQQVHVPE; encoded by the coding sequence TTGCAATTAGACGATCTACATGTTAAGTTTCAGCATTTTTCGATTGATTTATTTCAAGATGATTTGATTAATTGGTTCCAGCAGGAAAAACGTACACTACCTTGGCGTGAAAACCAGGATCCTTATCGGATCTGGGTTTCGGAAATCATGCTCCAGCAGACGAAGGTGGATACGGTTATTCCTTACTTTCATCGTTTCATGGAGCGCTTTCCGACAATCCAGGCATTAGCCGAAGCCGATGAGCAGGACGTTTTAAAAGCGTGGGAAGGGTTAGGTTACTATTCCCGAGCTCGAAATCTTCAAAACGCCGTTCGTGAGGTGGCAGAAGCCTACGACGGCAAGGTGCCCAACACGGTGGAAGAGCTGGGTAAACTTAAGGGTGTCGGACCGTATACAAAGGGTGCCATTCTTAGTATCGCTTACGGAATACCGCAGCCGGCAGTCGATGGGAATGTCATGCGGGTTCTATCCAGAATTCTATTGATAACCGAAGACATCGCCAAGCCGAAAGCGAGAAAGATTTTTGAAGCGGCTGTTGAGGAGATGATCTCACATGAAAATCCTTCTGCCTTCAACCAAGGATTGATGGAACTCGGTGCGCTCATTTGTACGCCGAAAAAGCCTGCTTGTTTATTATGTCCAGTGCAGTCGCATTGTACAGCTTTCAAGCAGGGACTGCAGGAAGAACTCCCGATCAAATCAAAGGGCAAGAAGCAAAAGACAATGCCGTATCTCTCTGTTATCGTAGAGAACGAACAAGGAGAGATACTCATTGAGAAAAGGCCGGAGACCGGGTTGCTTGCGAATCTGTGGCAGTTCCCGATGGCAGATGCGACGGAGGTTTCCTTAGAGCAGCTGGTATATTGGTTCAAGCTTGAATATGGGATTGACATCATTTTAGAGGAAACATTGCAGCCTGTTCGGCATATCTTTTCCCATATTATTTGGGAGATGATTGTCTTGCGTGCGAAAACAAAAGACAAAGCAACCGAAGTGGGCAGATTTGTTGCTATGTCTGATATAGATGATTATCCATTTCCAGTTCCGCATCAGAAAATCCTGCAGCAAGTTCATGTACCAGAATAA
- a CDS encoding LTA synthase family protein, translating to MKKLLASKKGFFALAVIFLWAKTYFSYKQEFNLDITNSMQEFLLVINPLSASIVFLGLAFLAKGRRMGIWLLIIDFIMSFLLYANVLYYRFFNDFITLPTLKQTDNLSSGMGGSIFGLMEGYDFIYFLDFILLIVLYIYTRKNWSIERLAFRKTAMVIISGVALFAVNLGLAEVDRPQLLQRTFDRTYLVKYLGPYNYTIYDAVQNAKTSTQRVMASPSDLSEVTEFTKENYAEPNEKYFGNAEGMNVIKIHLESFQSFLINYKLDGEEVTPFLNSLVNDKQITYFDNFFHQTEQGKTADAELLMDNSLYGLPQGSAFSVKGTNTYQAAPAILNQEQGYTSAVFHGDEKTFWNRDEIYKQFGVDHFFDSTYYNMENSVNYGLKDKPFFEESMPLLESLDQPFYAHLITLTNHYPFTLDPEDATIDKATTGDATVDNYFQTARYLDEALEQFFKDLKESGMYDNSVILLYGDHYGISTNHNRAMEEITGKEMTDYQNAQMQRVPLMIKAPGLEGGVNHTYGGELDVLPTLEHLLGIDSSKYIQFGTDLLSEEHNGVVGLRNGDFISKDYTVLGDTYYDTDTGEVIEDEAQIEEIKKEKEELAKKLSLNDKILYGDLLRFYDPEGWTPVKASDYDYNNRSESEEE from the coding sequence ATGAAGAAGCTTCTGGCTTCAAAAAAAGGATTTTTTGCGCTGGCCGTTATTTTCTTATGGGCCAAAACGTATTTTTCCTATAAACAGGAATTCAACCTGGATATAACAAATAGCATGCAGGAATTCCTGCTGGTAATAAACCCATTGAGTGCGAGCATCGTATTCCTAGGACTCGCTTTCCTGGCAAAGGGCAGAAGGATGGGAATCTGGCTTTTAATCATTGATTTCATAATGAGCTTCCTGCTTTACGCCAATGTCCTGTACTATCGCTTCTTTAATGACTTTATTACCTTGCCAACATTAAAGCAAACAGATAATTTAAGTTCCGGAATGGGCGGCAGCATCTTTGGATTGATGGAAGGCTATGATTTTATCTACTTCCTGGATTTCATTTTGCTGATCGTTTTGTATATCTACACAAGAAAGAACTGGAGTATCGAACGTCTTGCTTTCCGGAAGACGGCTATGGTCATCATCTCCGGTGTGGCTCTATTCGCAGTAAACCTTGGACTGGCTGAAGTCGATCGCCCGCAGCTTCTGCAGCGTACATTCGACCGCACATACTTGGTAAAGTATCTTGGACCGTACAACTATACTATCTATGACGCAGTTCAAAATGCGAAGACTTCCACTCAGCGAGTTATGGCTAGTCCGAGTGACTTATCTGAAGTAACGGAATTCACGAAGGAAAACTATGCTGAACCGAATGAGAAGTACTTTGGTAACGCAGAGGGCATGAACGTCATCAAAATCCATTTGGAAAGCTTCCAGAGCTTTCTGATCAATTACAAATTGGATGGCGAAGAAGTTACACCGTTCTTGAATTCACTTGTGAATGATAAGCAAATAACGTACTTTGATAACTTCTTCCACCAAACAGAACAAGGTAAAACCGCAGACGCAGAGCTGTTAATGGATAACTCCCTATACGGCCTGCCACAAGGATCTGCCTTCTCTGTAAAAGGCACGAACACATATCAAGCAGCACCTGCCATCCTGAATCAGGAGCAAGGCTATACAAGTGCTGTATTCCACGGTGACGAGAAAACATTCTGGAACCGTGATGAAATTTACAAGCAATTCGGAGTCGATCATTTCTTCGATTCCACTTATTACAACATGGAAAACTCGGTTAACTACGGTTTGAAAGATAAACCTTTCTTCGAAGAATCCATGCCATTGCTTGAATCACTTGATCAGCCATTCTATGCGCATCTGATCACACTGACGAACCATTATCCGTTCACACTTGATCCAGAAGACGCAACGATCGATAAAGCTACAACTGGAGATGCTACAGTGGATAACTACTTCCAGACAGCACGCTACCTGGATGAAGCATTGGAACAGTTCTTCAAAGACCTGAAAGAATCAGGCATGTATGATAACTCTGTCATCCTGCTTTACGGAGACCACTATGGTATCTCTACAAACCATAACCGTGCTATGGAAGAGATTACCGGCAAAGAAATGACAGACTATCAAAATGCACAAATGCAGCGAGTACCGCTTATGATCAAGGCTCCAGGTCTTGAAGGCGGCGTGAACCACACGTACGGCGGTGAGCTGGACGTCCTGCCGACACTTGAACACTTGCTTGGTATCGATTCATCTAAGTATATCCAATTCGGTACAGATCTATTGTCCGAGGAGCACAACGGTGTAGTCGGATTACGAAATGGTGATTTCATCAGTAAAGATTACACAGTGCTAGGAGATACGTATTATGACACTGACACTGGCGAAGTAATCGAAGATGAAGCCCAGATTGAAGAAATCAAGAAAGAAAAAGAGGAATTAGCTAAGAAGCTAAGCCTCAACGATAAGATCCTATATGGTGACCTGCTCCGCTTCTACGATCCGGAAGGCTGGACACCGGTAAAAGCGAGCGATTATGACTATAATAACCGTTCAGAATCAGAAGAAGAATAA
- a CDS encoding YfhJ family protein gives MENKFRELAALLQQQNDRLTIDEARTWVEILWEDFEATRAKAGRKYQGQEMTEAIVRQWIQHYGPRLDEFLESNPKYHYLFMERRQQ, from the coding sequence ATGGAAAATAAATTCCGTGAACTTGCTGCACTTTTGCAGCAGCAAAACGATCGATTGACAATAGATGAGGCTCGGACATGGGTAGAGATTCTATGGGAGGATTTTGAGGCAACACGCGCAAAGGCTGGCCGTAAATACCAGGGGCAGGAAATGACAGAGGCGATTGTGCGTCAGTGGATTCAGCATTATGGTCCAAGACTGGATGAATTCCTTGAAAGTAATCCGAAGTACCATTATTTATTCATGGAACGAAGACAACAATAA
- the recX gene encoding recombination regulator RecX, translated as MVKITKITTQKNNIGRYNIFLDYGKGEKFGFGLDEDVLITSGITKGQELSEEALQSIIEKDAAHKCFTLALQYLSYRMRSKKEIKTYLLKKEQNPTHIEETLTRLEEQGYTDDAAFAGAFVRTKVNTTSKGPLVIRKELQEKGITGAAADQAMTYYSYEKELEKAVKLAGSKLQTKAKKSHQEKIQLAQQQLLSKGFSSAAAKEAVSLALSDTDQDTNAELDAVRYQGDKLLRKYAQKAEGYELNQKIKMALYRKGFSMELIQKYIEEAKEKDLY; from the coding sequence ATGGTGAAAATCACGAAGATCACAACTCAAAAAAATAATATCGGGCGCTATAATATCTTTCTCGACTATGGTAAAGGCGAGAAGTTTGGCTTCGGTCTTGATGAAGATGTCCTGATTACAAGCGGTATCACCAAAGGACAGGAACTATCCGAGGAAGCTTTGCAGTCCATTATCGAAAAAGATGCTGCACATAAGTGTTTTACCCTAGCTTTACAATATCTAAGCTACCGGATGCGTTCCAAAAAAGAAATAAAAACGTATTTGCTGAAGAAGGAGCAAAATCCGACACATATCGAAGAGACCTTGACAAGGCTTGAAGAACAGGGGTATACCGATGATGCAGCTTTTGCCGGTGCATTTGTTCGGACGAAAGTGAATACGACAAGTAAAGGTCCACTCGTCATCCGGAAGGAATTGCAGGAAAAAGGTATTACCGGTGCAGCGGCAGATCAAGCGATGACATACTACTCGTACGAAAAAGAGCTGGAAAAAGCTGTCAAGCTTGCTGGATCGAAGCTGCAGACTAAAGCAAAGAAATCTCATCAGGAGAAGATCCAGCTTGCACAGCAGCAGCTGCTTTCAAAAGGCTTCTCAAGTGCTGCTGCAAAGGAAGCTGTTTCATTGGCACTCTCGGATACCGATCAGGATACAAATGCTGAGCTGGACGCTGTCCGATATCAGGGAGATAAGCTTTTGCGCAAATACGCGCAAAAAGCGGAAGGCTATGAGCTTAACCAGAAAATCAAGATGGCTCTTTATCGTAAGGGATTTTCGATGGAACTGATTCAGAAGTATATAGAGGAAGCGAAAGAAAAAGACCTTTATTAG
- a CDS encoding AI-2E family transporter translates to MPDLQRNKQGKFSKFFLNNKFVIAMLILFIIGLNILVYSSVSFIFTPIVVIVKTIILPIILTGVVYYLTVPIVNYLEKKRVKRVYSIIVLYLVIIGILTILISLVIPVLKEQTLSLIENSTDYFEQGIDVVQSITGSNVVNQIQASGNFDFNQILNELQTRGTTMLNNLFSNLTSFVGAVTEVIIAIVTVPFILFYLLKDGKKLPVYILKLLPVRFRSQTYEVMSEMNHQISSYIRGQIIVSFVIGVLLYIGYLIIGLEYAPVLAVIAAFTSVVPYLGPAIAITPAIIIAIVTSPFMLLKLIIVWTVVQLVEGKLITPQIMGRNIRVHPITIIFVILTAGNLFGVVGVILAVPGYAILKVIVTHTFHWFKKRSHLYEETTKTN, encoded by the coding sequence ATGCCAGATCTACAACGCAACAAGCAGGGAAAGTTCAGCAAATTTTTCCTGAATAATAAATTTGTCATCGCGATGCTGATTCTTTTCATCATCGGGCTGAACATACTTGTTTATTCCAGCGTATCATTTATTTTCACACCCATTGTGGTCATCGTGAAAACAATCATACTGCCTATCATTTTGACTGGGGTTGTCTATTACCTGACAGTGCCGATCGTCAATTACCTAGAGAAAAAGCGAGTAAAACGCGTCTACTCCATTATCGTCCTTTACCTTGTTATCATTGGAATACTGACTATTCTCATCAGCTTGGTCATTCCTGTATTGAAGGAGCAGACATTAAGCTTGATTGAGAATAGTACCGACTATTTCGAGCAAGGGATCGATGTTGTCCAGTCCATAACAGGCAGTAACGTGGTCAATCAGATTCAAGCCTCAGGCAATTTTGATTTCAACCAAATCCTGAATGAGCTGCAGACTCGCGGTACTACCATGCTCAACAATTTGTTCTCTAACTTAACAAGCTTTGTCGGTGCAGTGACAGAAGTGATCATTGCTATCGTAACAGTGCCTTTCATCCTCTTCTATTTACTGAAGGATGGCAAGAAACTGCCAGTCTATATTTTGAAGTTACTTCCAGTACGCTTTCGCAGTCAAACATATGAAGTAATGTCAGAGATGAACCATCAAATCAGTTCCTACATACGCGGTCAGATTATCGTCAGCTTTGTCATTGGCGTCCTGCTGTATATCGGGTATTTGATCATTGGTCTTGAATACGCACCAGTACTCGCCGTCATTGCGGCGTTCACGAGTGTGGTTCCGTATCTTGGTCCAGCGATAGCCATTACACCTGCGATCATCATCGCTATTGTTACATCGCCGTTCATGCTCTTAAAGCTGATCATTGTTTGGACTGTTGTGCAGCTAGTTGAAGGAAAGTTGATCACACCACAGATAATGGGGCGGAACATTCGTGTTCACCCAATCACAATCATATTCGTTATCTTGACAGCCGGAAATCTATTCGGCGTTGTCGGCGTAATACTTGCTGTTCCGGGATATGCGATTTTGAAGGTCATCGTCACTCACACCTTCCATTGGTTCAAAAAGAGATCTCATCTATATGAGGAAACGACCAAAACCAACTAA
- a CDS encoding alcohol dehydrogenase catalytic domain-containing protein — protein sequence MQAVTFQGKENIEVKSVEAPSIEKSTDMIVRITATGICGSDLHLYHGGITPEKDYIIGHEPMGIVEEVGPDVKNLKKGDRVVIPFNIGCGECYYCNHQMESQCDNSNGNPHTDAGGLFGFADQFGDYPGGQAEYLRVPFANFTSFKVPESSELKDESVVFLSDVIPTAYWSVENSGVKKGDTVIILGAGPIGQMAQKFAWLKGAERVIAVDNVPHRLEHAKRMNNVETYDFSNNPEIGSLLHSDTNGGADVVIDCVGMDGTVPEGVSFGSEHDNQFGTIQPIITASEAVAKFGTVQLTGVYGTEANGFPIGDFFTRNVTLTMGQAPVIHLMPKLYQMVEEGVFDPTDIITHTMKISEAKEAYKIFDEKSDNNIKVLLKP from the coding sequence ATGCAAGCAGTCACTTTTCAAGGTAAGGAAAATATTGAAGTTAAGTCTGTAGAGGCACCCTCGATCGAGAAATCTACCGATATGATCGTAAGAATTACAGCTACTGGTATCTGTGGTTCTGATTTGCATTTGTATCATGGAGGAATCACGCCAGAGAAGGATTATATAATTGGACACGAGCCGATGGGCATTGTAGAAGAAGTGGGACCGGATGTAAAAAACCTAAAAAAAGGGGATCGGGTTGTCATCCCATTCAATATTGGCTGCGGCGAATGCTATTATTGTAACCACCAGATGGAAAGTCAATGTGATAACTCGAACGGCAATCCGCATACCGATGCAGGTGGATTATTCGGTTTTGCAGATCAGTTCGGTGACTATCCCGGGGGACAGGCAGAGTATCTGAGAGTACCATTTGCTAATTTCACTTCTTTTAAAGTACCAGAATCAAGTGAATTAAAGGACGAAAGTGTCGTGTTCCTATCCGATGTCATACCGACAGCTTATTGGAGTGTAGAAAACAGCGGTGTCAAAAAAGGAGATACTGTCATCATCCTGGGAGCTGGTCCAATTGGTCAGATGGCGCAGAAGTTCGCTTGGCTGAAAGGTGCAGAGCGTGTCATAGCAGTAGATAACGTGCCGCATCGACTGGAGCATGCTAAGCGGATGAATAATGTAGAGACATATGACTTTTCCAATAATCCTGAAATTGGTTCCTTGCTTCATAGTGATACGAATGGTGGAGCTGATGTTGTAATTGATTGTGTCGGTATGGATGGAACAGTGCCGGAAGGTGTATCATTCGGTTCTGAACATGACAATCAATTTGGTACAATTCAGCCAATCATTACAGCTAGTGAAGCAGTCGCTAAATTCGGAACTGTTCAGCTGACTGGCGTATATGGAACAGAAGCAAATGGATTCCCAATTGGTGATTTCTTCACGCGGAACGTGACGCTTACAATGGGACAGGCTCCGGTTATCCATTTGATGCCGAAGCTATATCAGATGGTAGAGGAAGGGGTATTTGATCCGACAGATATCATCACGCATACAATGAAAATCAGTGAAGCGAAGGAAGCATACAAGATATTCGATGAAAAGTCCGATAATAATATCAAAGTACTATTGAAACCATAA
- a CDS encoding YfhH family protein — translation MQLRYSDLTVEQLKEEMKQLKIQQQKAEQMGNFSEYQIIERKRQMAKAYTMNPDEFKPGATYEIKGDRSHVFTIDYLNGVFAWGYRRQGSEKGQELEALPISVLGRTTM, via the coding sequence ATGCAATTACGTTATAGTGACTTAACAGTGGAGCAACTGAAGGAAGAAATGAAACAGCTGAAGATTCAGCAGCAGAAGGCCGAGCAGATGGGTAACTTCAGTGAATATCAGATTATTGAGCGTAAACGGCAGATGGCCAAAGCTTATACGATGAATCCGGATGAATTCAAACCAGGTGCAACGTATGAAATCAAGGGTGATCGGTCGCATGTGTTTACGATTGATTATCTAAATGGTGTCTTCGCCTGGGGCTACCGACGCCAGGGCAGTGAAAAAGGACAAGAGCTGGAAGCTTTACCGATCAGTGTTCTCGGCAGGACGACTATGTAA
- a CDS encoding DUF402 domain-containing protein — protein sequence MAGPEAGTKIQIHSYKHNGQLHRVWESSTVLKSTAEILIGANDRTMVTESDGRTWITREPAIVYFHAKYWFNIIGMLRTDGIYYYCNISSPYVYDGEALKYIDYDLDIKIYPDMTFTLLDEDEFNIHKRLMNYPPEIERILWNQVDILISWIRQGKGPFSPDFIDTWYELFLTYR from the coding sequence ATGGCTGGCCCAGAGGCAGGAACGAAAATTCAGATACACAGCTATAAGCATAACGGCCAGCTCCATCGGGTATGGGAAAGCAGCACAGTATTGAAGAGTACGGCAGAAATCCTGATTGGTGCTAATGATCGGACGATGGTCACGGAAAGCGACGGACGGACGTGGATCACGCGTGAACCAGCCATTGTTTATTTTCATGCGAAGTACTGGTTCAATATAATCGGTATGCTGCGGACAGATGGCATTTATTATTATTGCAATATCAGTTCCCCGTATGTTTATGATGGGGAAGCGCTGAAGTATATCGATTATGACTTGGATATCAAAATCTATCCTGATATGACATTTACGCTGCTGGATGAAGATGAATTCAATATACACAAGCGTCTAATGAATTATCCTCCCGAAATCGAACGAATCCTGTGGAACCAGGTCGACATTCTGATCAGCTGGATCAGGCAAGGAAAAGGACCGTTTTCACCCGATTTCATCGATACATGGTATGAGCTGTTCCTAACCTACAGATAA
- a CDS encoding YkvA family protein: MKWNLSQLLEKRHAYTPKAKALLQDKEKSKELLANVSTKATDNKGKLAEIWSDLQLMVDMLRDWRKGAYSQLPKKSLLMIAATFLYFLSPIDFVPDFIPGGLLDDVALIAFTFKQIQQDVAAYKQWKHHQPIETGAS, translated from the coding sequence ATGAAATGGAACCTATCACAGCTCCTGGAGAAACGGCATGCTTACACCCCAAAAGCAAAAGCATTGCTGCAGGATAAGGAAAAATCGAAGGAGCTCCTAGCTAATGTATCAACTAAAGCAACGGACAATAAAGGAAAGCTTGCAGAAATCTGGTCAGATTTGCAGCTGATGGTGGACATGCTCCGCGATTGGCGCAAAGGTGCTTACAGCCAGCTGCCGAAAAAGTCGCTGCTTATGATTGCAGCAACCTTCCTATATTTCTTAAGCCCAATCGACTTTGTCCCGGATTTCATTCCTGGCGGATTGCTTGATGACGTTGCTCTCATCGCTTTCACCTTTAAGCAGATACAGCAGGATGTAGCCGCATATAAACAATGGAAACATCATCAGCCGATTGAAACTGGTGCTTCGTAA
- a CDS encoding gamma-type small acid-soluble spore protein, which produces MNRKTQSGTDVNQVKQQNQQSRQGGSSQQFGTEFASETDVQQVQQQNQQSRQKATGGSSQQFGTEFASETDVQQVQQQNQQSRK; this is translated from the coding sequence ATGAACAGAAAAACACAATCTGGTACTGATGTAAATCAGGTTAAACAACAAAACCAGCAGTCCCGTCAAGGTGGTTCTAGCCAACAGTTCGGTACTGAATTTGCTTCTGAAACAGACGTACAGCAGGTTCAACAGCAGAACCAGCAGTCTCGTCAGAAAGCAACTGGCGGTTCCAGCCAGCAATTCGGTACTGAATTTGCTTCTGAAACAGACGTACAGCAAGTTCAGCAGCAAAACCAACAGTCCCGCAAGTAA